ATGCTTTTACGGGCTATCAGGATATTTACATCTGGAAGCCCGGCTATTCCGACCCCGAAAACCTGACCTACTGGGCGGACTTTGACAGCCAGAACCCGCGCATCAATAATCTGGGTGAGGTGATATGGAACGCAGTGGATGCCGCGGCTAACCCGCAGATTTATCTGGCGCACGCCGACGACATGATGAACTACCGCGATCTCACGGGTAATACCGCCGGCGATGACTACTCCTCGCCCGACCTGAACGACAACGGGCAGGCAGTGTGGATGCACCATAACGGCAGTAACTGGAACATCGAACTGTGGTCGGAAGCGACGGGCGTGATTGCGCTGACGAACAACACGGGCAACGCCGCCAGCATGTTCCCCGCGATTAACAACTTGGGCTGGGTGCTGTACGAGCAAAGCATCCTGTTCCGCAAGTACGACGTGCAGCTGTTTGCCAATGGGGCAACCATACTGCTAACCGATAACACCGACCCCACGCGCAGCTTCCGAGTGGCACTGAACGACCGGGGCGAGCTGGTGTGGGTGACCCGTGAAGACATCGGCGGACAGCGATACTGGAGCATCATTCTGGCTCAGCCTGTGCCAGAGCCTGCGAGCGCCGCCGTATTGCTTGGCGGTGTGGGACTGCTGGCGTTGACGCGTCGGAAGCAGCTGTAAGAACGATGCCACAGAGGGCACCTTTTCTGTGTGCTCTCTGTGGTGAATCCTGAGATATTTCGTCCCGTGCGGCAGCGTTTGTTGCAGGAAGCTACGGGGCGGTGTATACTCTAAACGGTATGCTGAGGTTTTACCTATTGCTGCGCAATCGGGAGCTTAGGACGAATGAGTTCTGTATCCAGCAACGAACGGGTTATCGAGATGGTTAAGCAGCTGCCCCCAGCGGTGAAACGAGAGATTGTGGCGATGCTTGAGCAGGAGCTCGCAGAGGAACGTCGCCAGCGGCAGAGGGTGTTTCAATCTGTTTTGCGTCGGATTGCCTGCGAGACGGGCAGCGACTGGGAACGGCTCACGCCTGACCAACAGGCAGAGCTCATCAGCACCTACTATGGGTCTATTGCGTCCACGGACGATATGTTGAGCAGCATTCAACAGCGAGTCGAGCCGTTAGTGCGAGAGGCGGCTCGGCGGCAAGGATACGATTGGGCTGCGATGGATGAAGATGAACGCCTTCAGTTCTTTGCTGAGTGGCTCGAGGATTGACGGGACTCCGCGTGGTTTTCGATACCAATGTCCTTCTGTCCGCATTCGGGTGGGGAGGCAACCCGCTACGCTGCGTGTTACTGGCTCGGGCGGGCTTAATCAAGGGTTTGACCTGTGCCGAGATACTGGAAGAGGTATACGAGAAGTCGATTGAGAAACTGACAATGAGCCCGTCTGATGCTTTCGCTCTTGTGCAGGAATTAAAGGAGTTTCTGCAGGTTGTCCCAATTACTGGGGCATTGCGAGGTGCAGCACTTGCCCCGAAGACGACAAGGTAGTGGAATGTGCCCTTCTGGGCAACGCAACACACATCGTCACTGGAGACCGCAAGCATTTACTTCCGCTGGGCACTTTTCGTGGAATACACATTGTGTCGCCGACAGAGTTGCTTGAAGAGTTCGGTAGAGAGGAGCATACGTGATGTCTGAGAATACCGCTACACAGGCGAACTACTCTGTGAACCAGCA
This sequence is a window from Bacillota bacterium. Protein-coding genes within it:
- a CDS encoding PEP-CTERM sorting domain-containing protein (PEP-CTERM proteins occur, often in large numbers, in the proteomes of bacteria that also encode an exosortase, a predicted intramembrane cysteine proteinase. The presence of a PEP-CTERM domain at a protein's C-terminus predicts cleavage within the sorting domain, followed by covalent anchoring to some some component of the (usually Gram-negative) cell surface. Many PEP-CTERM proteins exhibit an unusual sequence composition that includes large numbers of potential glycosylation sites. Expression of one such protein has been shown restore the ability of a bacterium to form floc, a type of biofilm.), giving the protein MLTWRYVVAGGLLLLMSLACLQAHPQPPTVFRTQVIYRHTNSVQSVHINNNGWVVWSEGDFTRSDVWLYDGSAVRRLSAGEQRRLNTSPRLNNRNQIVWRYDDGEVSDVVLWDSGILTNITRSDGSVGFGAPDINDLGWVVTTGTDAFTGYQDIYIWKPGYSDPENLTYWADFDSQNPRINNLGEVIWNAVDAAANPQIYLAHADDMMNYRDLTGNTAGDDYSSPDLNDNGQAVWMHHNGSNWNIELWSEATGVIALTNNTGNAASMFPAINNLGWVLYEQSILFRKYDVQLFANGATILLTDNTDPTRSFRVALNDRGELVWVTREDIGGQRYWSIILAQPVPEPASAAVLLGGVGLLALTRRKQL